Proteins encoded by one window of Myxococcus guangdongensis:
- the ftsZ gene encoding cell division protein FtsZ: MDQFDQNKQAAKIRVVGAGGAGCNAVNTMIMSKLDRVDFIAANTDIQALAASKAPTRLQLGQTLTKGLGAGANPEMGREAALESRDQIAAVLEGADMVFVTAGMGGGTGTGAAPIIADIAKSLGCLTVGVVTKPFLFEGNKRRKQAEQGIVELKAAVDTLITIPNQRLLSLSNEPMPLLETFKRADEVLLNAVQGISDLIQYHGYINVDFADVKTIMSDKGLALMGTGNSSGDKRALTAMQQAISSPLLEDVSIDGATGLLINITGGRDMTLQEVNEALTLVHDAADSEAEIIFGSLIDENIQDEVKITIIATGFVHRDAPKVRNVAPVVQVPLSRAPQQSVLIGAREEVASLVPAKGSAPRPLAPVESSKSISNRTSVVKESALPLDEDQFDIPTFLRRQGQTELP, from the coding sequence ATGGACCAGTTCGATCAGAACAAGCAGGCCGCCAAGATTCGGGTCGTCGGGGCAGGTGGGGCAGGCTGCAACGCGGTCAACACGATGATCATGTCCAAGCTGGACCGCGTGGACTTCATCGCCGCCAACACCGATATCCAGGCGCTCGCCGCCAGCAAGGCGCCCACGCGGCTGCAGCTGGGCCAGACGCTGACCAAGGGCCTGGGCGCCGGCGCCAACCCGGAGATGGGCCGCGAGGCCGCGTTGGAGTCGAGGGACCAGATTGCCGCGGTGCTCGAGGGCGCCGACATGGTCTTCGTGACGGCGGGCATGGGTGGCGGCACCGGCACGGGCGCCGCGCCCATCATCGCGGACATCGCCAAGAGCCTGGGTTGCCTCACGGTGGGCGTCGTCACCAAGCCCTTCCTCTTCGAGGGCAACAAGCGCCGCAAGCAGGCCGAGCAGGGCATCGTCGAGCTCAAGGCCGCGGTGGACACGCTCATCACCATTCCGAACCAGCGGCTGCTGTCGCTCTCCAACGAGCCGATGCCGCTCCTGGAGACCTTCAAGCGCGCGGACGAGGTGCTGCTGAACGCCGTGCAGGGCATCAGCGACCTCATCCAGTACCACGGCTACATCAACGTCGACTTCGCCGACGTGAAGACCATCATGAGCGACAAGGGTCTGGCGCTCATGGGCACGGGCAACTCGTCCGGTGACAAGCGCGCGCTGACGGCCATGCAGCAGGCCATCTCCAGTCCGCTGCTCGAGGACGTCTCCATCGACGGCGCCACGGGCCTGCTCATCAACATCACGGGCGGCCGGGACATGACGCTCCAGGAGGTCAACGAGGCGTTGACCCTGGTGCACGACGCGGCCGACAGCGAGGCGGAGATCATCTTCGGCTCGCTCATCGACGAGAACATCCAGGACGAGGTGAAGATCACCATCATCGCGACGGGCTTCGTCCACCGCGATGCGCCCAAGGTCCGCAACGTGGCGCCGGTGGTCCAGGTCCCGCTGTCCCGTGCGCCGCAGCAGTCGGTGCTGATTGGCGCGCGCGAGGAGGTGGCCAGCCTGGTCCCCGCGAAGGGCAGCGCGCCGCGTCCGCTCGCGCCCGTGGAGTCCAGCAAGAGCATCAGCAACCGCACGTCCGTGGTGAAGGAGTCGGCGCTGCCTCTGGACGAGGACCAGTTCGACATCCCCACGTTCCTGCGTCGGCAGGGCCAGACGGAGCTGCCGTAG
- the agmC gene encoding adventurous gliding motility protein AgmC yields MPVVGLLALLCAALAAPAAHAEPDRFHLGTGTTALTVNVPNTVINTYTRVTAAVPAGQNFVPVASSTGFAVGNLVMVYQAAGLTAPASGTQTPIDMSVAANAPVGRWEFARISALTATRLTFTAPLTVAFAANTGTQAIRVPEYTTVTVNAGGSIVAAPWNGTTGGVLIFLANGAVTNNGAIHADGLGFRGGIFWNGAGDGCTGINQAYPGGAQKGEGVVLSAYDNTDPFVAGSSGYGNIANGAGGGICHNSGGGGGGSAGAGGKGGRTWSGDEPPSRDVGGRGGARMDFSPVSTLLFGGGGGAGHSNDDFGGGGSAAGGIVYIRAASLAGTGRVSANGVAGENAREDANDAAGGGGSGGTVSVRTTGNLSCNNNLITANGGNGGSTTFAEHGTGGGGGGGRILFQGATVACTATVAGGLPGTQPTATAPDGLTYGAVVGGVGVITTLPGAFVTPTAPVVVTPANGSTTGVRPPISGTATPNSSVVISVDGAVLATVQADAAGNFTYTPTTDLAVGNHTVNAVSVLNGATSTVSNTNTFNVQNALPPPVISTPTNGAVLLASPTQITGTASGGATMVDLTINGTTYANIPVTGGNWTFTVPGTLADGVYNLSARSRDASRTSTATTSSFTVDTQTAVAVTTPAEGAVLTNPVVTYSGTGEPGATVTVVVDGATVGTVTVGAGGTWSVPVATPLADGPHTVTATAQDAQGHTATDTNAFTVDTGTNVAVTTPAEGAVLTNPVVTYSGTGEPGATVTVVVDGTTVGTVTVGAGGTWSVPVSTPLADGPHSVTATATDTQGHTATDTNTFRVDTGTSVAVTTPAEGAVLTNPVVTYSGTGEPGATVTVVVDGNTVGTVTVGAGGTWSVPVATPLTDGAHTVTATATDTSGHTATDSNTFTVDAGTNVAVTTPAEGAVLTNPVVTYSGTGEPGATVTVVVDGNTVGTVTVGAGGTWSVPVSTPLADGPHSVTATATDTSGNTATDTNTFTVDTGTSVAVTTPAEGAVLTNPVVTYSGTGEPGATVTVVVDGNTVGTVTVGAGGTWSVPVATPLTDGAHSVTATATDTNGNTATDTNTFTVDATTSVAVTTPAEGAVLTNPVVTYSGTAEPGATVAVTVDGIVVDTVTAGPDGSWSLPVATPLDDGSHTVSVTATDTSGNTATDSNTFTVDTGTNVAVTTPAEGAVLTTGTVTYSGTAEPGATVTVSVDGNTVGTVTAGPDGSWSIPGNSSLNDGAHTVTATAEDAQGHTATDSNTFTVDTSTRVAITTPAEGAVVNTAEVTYTGTAEPGAEVTVTVDGTVVGTVTAGPDGSWSIPGNSSLADGPHTVSVTAEDEHGHTATDTHTFTVNTSTTVEITTPADGAVLDNGVVTYSGTGEVGATVTVVVDGNTVGTVTVGAGGTWSLPVAATLADGSHTVTATAEDDEGNTATDTNTFTVDTQTTVSITTPAEGAVLDDGVVTYSGTGEVGATVTVTVDGTIVGTVTVGAGGTWSLPVATPLADGPHTVTASAEDAQGNTATDTNTFTVDAETSVAITTPAEGAVLTTGTVTYSGTGEPGATVTVVVDGTTVGTVTVGVDGTWSVPVSTPLADGPHSVTATAEDANGNTATDTNTFTVDTVPDTRITASPPASSGSATANFSFETVLADPNATFECSIDGGAFTPCTSPAQFTGLADGEHTFQVRAVDADGDVDPTPATFTWTIGLDSDGDGLTDADEIARGTDPNNPDTDGDGISDGVEVNVGGTDPLDDDSDDDGILDGNEDKNHDGIVDPGETDPNKADTDGDGLQDGTELGITEPQGTDTDPSVFIPDADPTTTTDPLNRDTDGGSVFDGNEDTNHNGRVDPGETDPNVAADDLDSDLDGVPDAREIELGMDPHDADSDDDGVPDGEDGLTDTDGDGIIDALDPDSDNDGLNDGTERGVTRETAGPGTNIDSPNFVPDADPTTTTDPKNPDTDGDGLRDGEEDKNHDGRRDATETDPNDADSDDDELSDGVEVKGSNATDPLNPDTDGDGLRDGQEDANHNGGLDNGETNPNDADTDRGGASDGDEVKGGSNPLDGNDDFVVVGRGCSTGGAGTFAPLALLLLALPLFGRLRRSSRAVAAGVAGGLVLAGTLAAQPAHAQVIAPRGASQSIDVQRYKPGPGAEDILGLHSARVQPHLGLNLGLSLNYASKPLNFLDPRSDRFITAVVSRQVGIDLMGAVGLFDRFEIGVVLPVTIQGSDPAPQVDPTLADGVSSGGIGDLRLVPKARIIDGENFGLALAVPVVLPTAGGNDFLGGSGVAVQPKLVAEYGQRVRFAANVGVDLREKQVLRNLTAGNAFTYGLGTEIPFTLGRVPLAAEATVIGAIGLDEQDTEESPLELLAALKYRSAKGFAAHLGGGPGLTRGYGTPGYRLLAGFSFSPPPSPKPTAPPPPVDTDGDGIYDPDDRCPTQPEDKDGFEDADGCPDPDNDQDGILDGDDQCVNEPETKNGFQDEDGCPDVAPPVDTDGDGIFDPDDRCPNQPEDKDGFQDEDGCPDPDNDRDGIPDVADKCPMEPETINGFQDEDGCPDKGKVKVQVDGERILILEKVYFATGKDIILPRSFPLLKQVAAVLRANPQVELLRIEGHTDDQGNDASNLDLSRRRAANVRAFLVKEGIDAARLESQGYGETKPVDTNKTAAGRENNRRVEFNILRVGKVEVERENP; encoded by the coding sequence TTGCCCGTCGTCGGTCTGCTGGCGCTCCTGTGTGCCGCGCTGGCGGCGCCCGCGGCTCACGCGGAGCCCGACCGCTTCCATCTCGGAACCGGAACGACGGCCCTGACGGTCAACGTCCCCAACACCGTCATCAACACCTATACCCGGGTGACGGCGGCCGTGCCGGCCGGACAGAACTTCGTCCCCGTCGCGTCTTCCACCGGCTTCGCGGTGGGCAACCTGGTGATGGTGTACCAGGCGGCGGGCCTCACGGCGCCGGCCTCGGGCACCCAGACGCCCATCGACATGTCCGTGGCGGCGAACGCCCCTGTGGGTCGGTGGGAGTTCGCGCGCATCTCCGCGCTCACGGCGACGCGGCTGACCTTCACGGCCCCGTTGACGGTGGCCTTCGCGGCGAATACGGGCACCCAGGCCATCCGCGTCCCCGAGTACACCACGGTGACGGTGAACGCCGGCGGCTCCATCGTCGCGGCGCCCTGGAATGGCACCACCGGCGGCGTGCTCATCTTCCTGGCCAACGGCGCGGTGACCAACAATGGCGCCATCCACGCGGATGGTCTGGGCTTCCGCGGCGGCATCTTCTGGAACGGCGCGGGTGACGGCTGCACCGGCATCAACCAGGCGTACCCGGGTGGCGCGCAAAAGGGCGAGGGCGTGGTGCTGTCGGCCTACGACAACACCGACCCGTTCGTCGCGGGCTCCTCGGGCTACGGCAACATCGCCAACGGTGCCGGCGGTGGCATCTGTCACAACTCGGGCGGCGGTGGTGGTGGCAGCGCGGGCGCGGGTGGCAAGGGCGGCCGGACGTGGAGCGGTGACGAGCCTCCCTCCCGTGACGTCGGTGGTCGCGGTGGTGCCCGCATGGACTTCTCTCCGGTGAGCACCCTGCTGTTCGGCGGTGGTGGTGGCGCGGGTCACAGCAACGACGACTTCGGCGGTGGTGGCAGCGCGGCGGGCGGTATCGTGTACATCCGCGCGGCCTCGCTGGCGGGCACGGGCCGTGTCTCGGCCAACGGTGTGGCGGGCGAGAACGCCCGGGAAGACGCCAATGACGCCGCGGGCGGCGGTGGCTCTGGCGGCACGGTCTCCGTGCGTACGACCGGAAACCTGTCCTGCAACAACAACCTCATCACGGCCAACGGCGGCAACGGTGGCAGCACCACCTTCGCCGAGCACGGCACGGGTGGCGGCGGCGGCGGTGGTCGCATCCTGTTCCAGGGTGCCACCGTGGCTTGCACGGCGACCGTCGCGGGCGGACTTCCGGGCACGCAGCCCACGGCGACCGCTCCGGACGGTCTGACGTACGGCGCCGTCGTGGGCGGCGTCGGTGTCATCACCACGCTCCCTGGCGCCTTCGTGACGCCGACGGCACCGGTGGTGGTGACGCCGGCCAATGGCTCCACCACGGGCGTGCGTCCTCCCATCTCGGGCACCGCGACCCCCAACTCGTCCGTCGTCATCTCCGTCGACGGTGCGGTGCTGGCCACCGTCCAGGCGGATGCCGCGGGCAACTTCACGTACACGCCGACCACGGACCTGGCGGTGGGCAACCACACGGTGAACGCGGTGTCCGTGTTGAACGGCGCCACGAGCACGGTGAGCAACACCAACACGTTCAACGTGCAGAACGCCCTGCCGCCTCCGGTCATCTCCACGCCGACCAACGGCGCGGTGCTCCTCGCGTCTCCGACGCAGATCACGGGCACGGCGTCCGGCGGCGCCACGATGGTCGACCTGACCATCAACGGCACCACGTACGCGAACATCCCCGTCACCGGTGGCAACTGGACCTTCACGGTGCCTGGCACGCTGGCGGACGGTGTGTACAACCTGTCGGCTCGCTCTCGCGATGCGTCGCGCACCAGCACGGCGACGACGTCGAGCTTCACGGTGGACACGCAGACGGCGGTCGCCGTCACCACGCCCGCGGAGGGCGCGGTGCTGACGAACCCGGTGGTGACGTATTCCGGTACGGGTGAGCCGGGCGCCACGGTGACGGTGGTGGTGGATGGCGCCACGGTGGGCACGGTGACGGTGGGTGCGGGCGGCACGTGGTCGGTGCCGGTGGCGACGCCGCTGGCGGACGGGCCGCACACGGTGACGGCCACGGCGCAGGACGCGCAGGGCCACACCGCGACGGACACGAACGCCTTCACGGTGGACACGGGCACCAACGTGGCCGTGACGACGCCCGCGGAGGGCGCGGTGCTGACCAACCCGGTGGTGACCTACTCCGGTACCGGTGAGCCGGGCGCCACCGTGACGGTGGTGGTGGATGGCACCACGGTGGGCACGGTGACGGTGGGCGCGGGCGGCACGTGGTCGGTGCCGGTGTCGACGCCGCTGGCGGACGGGCCGCACTCGGTGACGGCCACGGCGACGGATACGCAGGGCCACACGGCGACGGACACGAACACCTTCAGGGTGGACACGGGCACGTCGGTGGCCGTGACGACGCCGGCCGAGGGTGCGGTGCTGACGAACCCGGTGGTGACGTACTCCGGTACGGGTGAGCCGGGCGCCACGGTGACGGTCGTGGTGGATGGCAACACGGTGGGCACGGTGACGGTGGGCGCGGGCGGCACGTGGTCGGTGCCGGTGGCGACGCCGCTGACGGATGGTGCTCACACGGTGACGGCCACGGCGACGGACACGAGCGGCCACACGGCGACGGACTCGAACACCTTCACGGTGGACGCGGGCACCAACGTGGCCGTGACGACGCCGGCCGAGGGCGCGGTGCTGACGAACCCGGTGGTGACCTACTCCGGTACCGGTGAGCCGGGCGCCACCGTGACGGTGGTGGTGGACGGCAACACGGTGGGCACGGTGACGGTGGGCGCGGGTGGCACGTGGTCGGTGCCGGTGTCGACGCCGCTGGCGGACGGGCCGCACTCGGTGACGGCCACGGCGACGGACACGAGCGGCAACACGGCGACGGACACGAACACCTTCACGGTGGACACGGGCACGTCGGTGGCCGTGACGACGCCGGCCGAGGGTGCGGTGCTGACGAACCCGGTGGTGACGTACTCCGGTACGGGAGAGCCGGGCGCCACGGTGACGGTCGTGGTGGATGGCAACACGGTGGGCACGGTGACGGTGGGCGCGGGCGGCACGTGGTCGGTGCCGGTGGCGACGCCGCTGACGGATGGTGCTCACTCGGTGACGGCCACTGCGACGGACACGAATGGCAACACGGCGACGGACACGAACACCTTCACGGTGGATGCGACGACGTCGGTGGCCGTGACGACGCCGGCCGAGGGCGCGGTGCTGACGAACCCGGTGGTGACGTACTCCGGTACGGCCGAGCCGGGCGCCACGGTGGCGGTGACGGTGGATGGCATCGTCGTCGACACGGTGACGGCGGGTCCGGACGGCAGCTGGTCGCTGCCCGTGGCCACGCCGCTGGATGACGGCTCGCACACGGTGAGCGTCACGGCGACGGACACGAGCGGCAACACGGCGACGGACTCGAACACCTTCACGGTGGACACGGGCACCAACGTGGCCGTGACGACGCCCGCCGAGGGCGCGGTGCTCACCACGGGCACGGTGACGTACTCGGGTACGGCCGAGCCGGGCGCCACGGTGACGGTGAGCGTGGACGGCAACACGGTGGGCACGGTGACGGCGGGTCCGGATGGCAGCTGGAGCATCCCGGGCAACTCGTCGCTCAACGATGGCGCGCACACGGTGACGGCCACGGCCGAGGACGCGCAGGGCCACACCGCCACGGACTCGAACACCTTCACGGTGGACACGAGCACCCGCGTGGCCATCACCACGCCCGCCGAGGGCGCGGTGGTGAACACCGCCGAGGTCACGTACACGGGCACGGCGGAGCCGGGCGCCGAGGTGACGGTGACGGTGGATGGCACCGTCGTCGGCACGGTGACGGCGGGTCCGGACGGCAGCTGGAGCATCCCGGGCAACTCGTCCCTGGCGGATGGTCCCCACACGGTGTCGGTCACCGCGGAGGATGAGCACGGCCACACCGCGACGGACACGCACACGTTCACGGTCAACACCAGCACCACGGTTGAAATCACCACGCCCGCGGACGGCGCGGTGCTCGACAACGGCGTCGTCACGTACTCCGGTACGGGCGAGGTCGGCGCCACGGTGACGGTGGTGGTGGACGGCAACACGGTGGGCACGGTGACGGTGGGCGCGGGCGGCACCTGGTCGCTGCCGGTCGCCGCGACGCTGGCGGACGGTTCGCACACGGTGACGGCCACGGCGGAGGACGACGAGGGCAACACCGCGACGGACACCAACACCTTCACGGTGGACACGCAGACCACGGTCAGCATCACCACGCCCGCGGAGGGCGCGGTGCTCGACGACGGCGTCGTCACGTACTCCGGTACGGGTGAGGTCGGCGCCACGGTGACCGTCACGGTCGACGGCACCATCGTCGGCACGGTGACGGTGGGCGCGGGCGGCACCTGGTCGCTGCCGGTGGCCACGCCGCTGGCGGATGGACCGCACACGGTGACGGCCTCGGCGGAGGACGCGCAGGGCAACACCGCCACGGACACCAACACCTTCACGGTGGACGCGGAGACGTCGGTGGCCATCACCACGCCCGCCGAGGGCGCGGTGCTCACCACGGGCACGGTGACCTACTCGGGGACGGGTGAGCCGGGCGCCACGGTGACGGTGGTGGTGGACGGCACCACGGTGGGCACGGTGACGGTGGGCGTGGACGGCACCTGGTCGGTGCCGGTGTCGACGCCGCTGGCGGACGGCCCGCACTCGGTGACGGCCACGGCGGAGGACGCCAACGGCAACACCGCGACGGACACCAACACCTTCACGGTGGACACGGTGCCCGACACGCGCATCACCGCGAGCCCGCCCGCGAGCTCCGGCAGCGCCACCGCGAACTTCAGCTTCGAGACGGTTCTGGCCGACCCGAACGCGACGTTCGAGTGCTCCATCGATGGTGGTGCTTTCACCCCCTGCACCAGCCCCGCGCAGTTCACGGGCCTGGCGGACGGGGAGCACACCTTCCAGGTGCGCGCGGTGGACGCGGACGGCGACGTGGACCCCACGCCCGCGACCTTCACGTGGACCATCGGCCTGGACTCGGATGGCGACGGGCTGACGGACGCGGACGAGATTGCGCGCGGCACGGACCCGAACAACCCGGACACGGACGGCGACGGCATCTCCGACGGCGTCGAGGTGAACGTCGGTGGGACGGACCCGCTGGACGACGACTCGGATGACGACGGCATCCTCGACGGCAACGAGGACAAGAACCACGACGGCATCGTCGACCCGGGCGAGACCGACCCGAACAAGGCGGACACGGACGGCGACGGGCTGCAGGACGGCACGGAGCTGGGCATCACCGAGCCCCAGGGCACGGACACCGACCCGAGCGTGTTCATCCCGGACGCGGACCCGACGACGACGACGGACCCGCTCAACCGGGACACCGACGGCGGCAGCGTGTTCGACGGCAACGAGGACACCAACCACAACGGTCGCGTCGACCCGGGCGAGACCGACCCGAACGTGGCCGCGGACGACCTGGACTCCGACCTGGACGGCGTCCCCGACGCGCGCGAAATCGAGCTGGGCATGGATCCGCATGACGCGGACTCCGACGACGACGGCGTGCCGGACGGCGAGGACGGCCTCACCGACACGGATGGGGACGGCATCATCGACGCGCTCGACCCGGACAGCGACAACGACGGGCTGAACGACGGCACCGAGCGCGGCGTGACGCGCGAGACGGCGGGCCCGGGCACCAACATCGACTCGCCGAACTTCGTGCCGGACGCGGACCCCACCACCACCACCGACCCGAAGAACCCGGACACGGATGGTGACGGCCTGCGCGATGGCGAGGAGGACAAGAACCACGACGGCCGCCGTGACGCCACGGAGACCGACCCGAACGACGCCGACTCGGATGACGACGAGCTGAGCGACGGCGTGGAGGTCAAGGGCTCCAACGCCACGGATCCGCTCAACCCGGACACGGACGGCGACGGCCTGCGCGATGGCCAGGAGGACGCCAACCACAACGGCGGCCTCGACAACGGTGAGACGAACCCGAACGACGCCGACACCGACCGCGGTGGGGCGAGCGACGGTGACGAGGTCAAGGGCGGCTCCAACCCGCTCGATGGCAACGACGACTTCGTCGTGGTGGGCCGTGGCTGCAGCACGGGCGGAGCGGGGACGTTCGCGCCGCTGGCGCTGCTGCTGCTCGCGCTGCCCCTCTTCGGTCGCCTCCGTCGCTCGTCGCGGGCGGTGGCGGCGGGGGTCGCCGGAGGCCTGGTCCTCGCGGGGACGCTCGCGGCGCAGCCTGCCCACGCGCAGGTGATTGCGCCGAGGGGCGCGTCGCAGTCCATCGACGTGCAGCGCTACAAGCCGGGCCCGGGCGCCGAGGACATCCTCGGTCTGCACAGCGCCCGCGTGCAGCCTCACCTGGGCCTCAACCTGGGCCTGTCGCTCAACTACGCCAGCAAGCCGCTCAACTTCCTGGACCCGCGCTCGGACCGGTTCATCACCGCGGTGGTGAGCCGCCAGGTGGGCATCGACCTGATGGGCGCGGTGGGTCTGTTCGACCGCTTCGAAATCGGCGTGGTGCTGCCGGTGACCATCCAGGGTTCGGACCCGGCGCCGCAGGTGGACCCCACGCTGGCGGACGGCGTGAGCTCCGGCGGCATCGGTGACCTGCGGCTGGTCCCGAAGGCGCGCATCATCGATGGGGAGAACTTCGGGCTCGCGCTGGCGGTGCCGGTGGTGCTCCCCACGGCGGGCGGCAACGACTTCCTCGGAGGCTCGGGGGTGGCGGTGCAGCCGAAGCTGGTGGCCGAGTACGGTCAGCGGGTCCGCTTCGCCGCCAACGTCGGCGTGGACCTGCGTGAGAAGCAGGTGCTGCGCAACCTGACGGCGGGCAACGCCTTCACGTACGGCCTGGGCACGGAGATTCCCTTCACGCTGGGCCGCGTCCCGCTCGCCGCCGAGGCGACGGTGATTGGCGCCATCGGCCTGGACGAGCAGGACACGGAGGAGAGCCCGCTGGAGCTGCTGGCCGCGCTGAAGTACCGCTCGGCGAAGGGCTTCGCGGCGCACCTCGGTGGTGGCCCGGGCCTCACCCGTGGCTACGGCACGCCGGGCTACCGGCTGCTGGCGGGCTTCAGCTTCAGCCCGCCTCCGTCGCCCAAGCCGACGGCGCCGCCTCCGCCCGTGGACACGGACGGCGACGGCATCTACGACCCGGACGACCGCTGCCCCACGCAGCCCGAGGACAAGGACGGCTTCGAGGACGCGGACGGCTGCCCGGACCCGGACAACGACCAGGACGGCATCCTCGACGGTGACGACCAGTGCGTGAACGAGCCGGAGACGAAGAACGGCTTCCAGGACGAGGACGGCTGCCCCGACGTGGCGCCGCCCGTGGACACGGATGGCGACGGCATCTTCGACCCGGATGACCGCTGCCCGAACCAGCCCGAGGACAAGGACGGCTTCCAGGACGAGGACGGCTGCCCGGACCCGGACAACGACCGGGACGGCATCCCGGACGTGGCGGACAAGTGCCCGATGGAGCCGGAGACCATCAACGGCTTCCAGGACGAGGACGGCTGCCCCGACAAGGGCAAGGTGAAGGTCCAGGTGGATGGCGAGCGCATCCTCATCCTGGAGAAGGTCTACTTCGCCACCGGCAAGGACATCATCCTGCCGCGCAGCTTCCCGCTGCTGAAGCAGGTGGCCGCGGTGCTGCGTGCGAACCCGCAGGTGGAACTGCTGCGCATCGAGGGCCACACGGATGACCAGGGCAACGACGCGTCCAACCTGGACCTGTCGCGCCGCCGCGCCGCCAACGTCCGTGCGTTCCTGGTGAAGGAGGGCATCGACGCCGCGCGCCTGGAGTCGCAGGGCTACGGCGAGACGAAGCCGGTGGACACCAACAAGACGGCGGCGGGCCGTGAGAACAACCGCCGCGTGGAGTTCAACATCCTGCGCGTCGGCAAGGTCGAGGTGGAGCGCGAGAACCCCTGA
- the ftsA gene encoding cell division protein FtsA, producing the protein MAKQKSGEIIVGLDIGTTKICAIVGELTDSGIDIIGIGTHPSKGLRKGVVVNIEATVSSIRRAIEEAELMAGAEISHVYTGIAGGHIKGFNSQGIVAVKDKEVREADIARVIDAAKAVAIPLDREVIHVLPQEFIIDDQGGIKEPLGMAGVRLEAKVHIVTGAVSSAQNIVKCANRTGLNVSDIVLQPLASAEAVLGEDEKELGVCLVDIGGGTTDIAIFSGGSIVHTAVIALGGNNLTSDIAIGLRTPAHEAERIKQKYGCALASLINKDDTIEVPSVGGRQPRVLGRQILCEILEPRVEEIFQLVHREIQKCGYEDLLASGVVITGGSTLLAGMPELAEEVLGLPVRRGMPRGIGGLVDVVKSPMYATGVGLVVYGAKHLDRRMFRIREENVYKKVKGRMREWLEEIF; encoded by the coding sequence ATGGCGAAGCAGAAGTCGGGGGAGATCATTGTCGGCCTCGACATCGGCACGACGAAGATTTGCGCCATCGTCGGGGAGCTGACCGACAGCGGTATCGACATCATCGGTATCGGGACGCATCCGTCGAAGGGGTTGCGCAAGGGCGTGGTGGTCAACATCGAGGCGACCGTCTCCTCCATCCGCCGCGCCATCGAAGAGGCGGAGCTGATGGCGGGCGCGGAGATTTCCCACGTCTACACGGGCATCGCCGGTGGCCACATCAAGGGCTTCAACTCCCAAGGCATCGTGGCGGTGAAGGACAAGGAGGTCCGCGAGGCGGACATCGCGCGCGTCATCGACGCGGCGAAGGCGGTGGCCATCCCCCTGGACCGGGAAGTCATCCACGTGCTGCCCCAGGAGTTCATCATCGATGACCAGGGCGGCATCAAGGAGCCCCTGGGCATGGCGGGCGTGCGCCTGGAGGCCAAGGTCCACATCGTCACGGGCGCCGTGTCCAGCGCGCAGAACATCGTCAAGTGCGCCAACCGCACGGGCCTGAATGTCTCCGACATCGTCCTGCAGCCGCTGGCGAGCGCCGAGGCGGTGCTGGGCGAGGACGAGAAGGAGCTGGGCGTGTGCCTCGTCGACATCGGCGGCGGCACCACGGACATCGCCATCTTCTCCGGCGGCTCCATCGTCCACACGGCGGTGATTGCGCTGGGCGGCAACAACCTCACCAGCGACATCGCCATCGGCCTGCGCACGCCCGCGCACGAGGCCGAGCGCATCAAGCAGAAGTACGGCTGCGCGCTGGCGTCGCTCATCAATAAGGACGACACGATTGAGGTCCCCAGCGTCGGGGGTCGTCAGCCGCGCGTGCTCGGCCGCCAGATTCTCTGCGAGATCCTGGAGCCGCGTGTGGAGGAGATCTTCCAGTTGGTCCACCGCGAAATCCAGAAGTGCGGCTACGAGGACCTGCTCGCTTCGGGCGTGGTGATCACGGGTGGCTCCACGCTGCTCGCGGGCATGCCGGAGCTGGCCGAGGAGGTGCTCGGGCTGCCCGTGCGTCGCGGCATGCCGCGCGGCATCGGCGGGCTGGTGGACGTGGTGAAGAGCCCCATGTACGCCACGGGCGTGGGCCTGGTCGTCTACGGTGCCAAGCACCTGGACCGGCGCATGTTCCGCATCCGCGAGGAGAACGTGTACAAGAAGGTGAAGGGCCGCATGCGCGAGTGGCTCGAGGAAATCTTCTAG